From the genome of Oxyura jamaicensis isolate SHBP4307 breed ruddy duck chromosome 2, BPBGC_Ojam_1.0, whole genome shotgun sequence:
ATAGTTCATTACTTTctaactgaaatacaaaactgcattatttttaaaaagaacaggtATCTGGAAGGAAAGTAAtacttattattttaatattataaaaCTCCgaaggaaagaaatctgaatttacAGATGTACTCTGCATTTCACATCTATGTTTccacattttgaaatgaaaaacgtcttgtttttttttttttggaagctatgtcctttttctgattttctatttctggTCATTTAGGAATTGCTTGTGAGAACAGGCCTGCGGAGGTACCAAACAGGTTATCATTTCTATCTGCATTGCTCTTATGTTTTATTTGTCCTGCAAAACTGGAGCATCTTCTACTCAGCATGTCATACATTTTTCCCTTGGGAGAGTGGGTGGTtctcataaaaagaaaataaaaactattaagCTCTataatagaaaaacaaattcagcagaaaaaaatacccagCATAATTTAGAGCTGCACTCTGCTAAAATAATCCACTTACCTCTGGCACTTCTGAAGCCTGTGACAACGTCTCTGCATCCTCCCTCCAAGTTACAATAGTATTTCCTAAACTTGACTGAACATTTTAGAAAGGAAGGCAACTTTTAACCGTCTGGTGTTCAGCTCATCACATTATCTTTCAAGTGTGGTATTAAATTATCAACACACAAATAACATTTGTAGCAACCAGTTTTAGTTCCCCTATAATCATCACAGCCTCACAAGGTTTAGCAACCTGAAAAAACCTACACGCAAAGGGAGCACTTGATACAGAACGATGGCTAGCTATGTATCCAAGATTCAACCTTGCAAGTCAAAAACCTCAGGAAATCCCTTGCAAGCACTAGGCTTATACGCCAGTGCCCTAAGAGCTGTGGCTCTCCAAGAACAGACACACCCCACTTCCACCAGCATGCTCCTTGGCTTACCATTCTCGTTTATATTCCCATTTACGTGCAGAATTCATTGGCCCCTTGCCTTCCATCACAGCACTTCAATGAAACGTGTGAATTTTCTCAGGGTTCAACACCTAGGAGATTCTATACGGAATAAAAGAAAGCCCAAGCATTTAGCTTCTCGGCTCTTGAAGCTGTGGCTTTCAGTAGTTCTTGGTAAGGCTTTtctaacaaaagcaaaataaataaataaataaataaataaacacgtCTTActctccccttctctttttgtcttgCAGCCCATGGGATCAGAGCGGATGGAGATGCGCAAGCGGCAGATGTCCACGACCCAGGAGACCCCGGGCACTGCACAGGCTCAGCACAGCGCGGGCAATCGAGGGTCCAACGCCTGCTGCTTTtgttggtgctgctgctgcagctgctcatgGTACACACTCTTATTCAAGCCTCTGGGGAACAGAGTAGCAGGGGAGGGAGGTAACAACCAGCGTGTAGGACAGCATAAGCCAAACAAACCACCTGAGAAATTCTGCAAGGCTGGGACTGTGAGAGAGATGACTGTGCTCTAGTACTAGACAAAGCCTTCTGCTCTAGTGCAGTTTTTTGCCATTGAAATaatggatatatatataaaatctctGTAAAGTATCATCAGAAGAGATCAGAgtaagaaagcatttaaaaagaaaaagataatttagtCTTTGCCTTAGCCTTTCCTCTAGGCTTTGCAGGTGCACACCGATGCGCATGGAAGCGATGCCCTTTTAATGAAGCTCACTTAACATGTTCAgctgaagctttaaaaaagcatcacaacaacaacacagcagtaagaagagtattttttcctgtaggcATTAAGGGCTCTGTAAAGTACTCTTACATGCCTCCATTTAGAAATCTTTATCATCCTCACTCTGCATACCTTTGTTGGAGAGCATCTAACTCCGATTTGATTTCTACCTATAGAGCCATTCACCCCTACACAAAATTGCCATTCTATTTAACAGGATTTCACACATATACAGATATGTTCCTCTAAAGCATTTCTACACGACTCCAGTTACACCAAAGGGAGTCTCATACACCTTTGACACACAACAAATATATTCTCAGTGTCATTTTATACAGAACCAGAAGCAACACTGATTTTTGAAATcagttctatttaaaaaataaatttaaaaagggaGCTAAAAAAAATCGTATATTATGTAAATAGTTATGGTGATGTCTGAAAGTCTGGCTATATCACAGCTCTCCACTCTAAAATGCTTACTCTGCTAATGCTGTGGTACCAAATGGCTTGGATCTCAGCCCTCGGCTCTGAAAAAtccttgctttttgttgtcCAAATTAGAACACGAGGTCAGAGCTTGCAACACCTGAACAGTTAAAGGAATAGGACAAGCTTAACCAATCCCTACGTAACTGCATGTGTATCTTGCTATTTTAACTCTTTtggaaacagaatgaaaagccTATCACACAcgctttttccttttttttttttaatttcccagtAGCTagttttttctgatttttcttagcCTTTTCCTTGAACTGTCAGTTCTTAGCTGGTACATCACATATTAAACAAATACTTCAAAGCTTATACAAGTTCTAAGAATCATCTGACCACGTTTTTGAATAATACTGGTGATGCTCAGACAGTGgcagtttttaaaacatctttcacTTGCTTCGCAACACCTTATGCCTTAAAGTTTTACTCTGCCATTACACCTGTTGCCACCACTGTGTAATGGATGGTCTGTTTTATGAAGGACCGGTTCTCCTCAGCCTTGAACTTCACCAGGGCTCCcagtaaaaactgaaagcaataCCAGAATATGTGAtagttttggatttaggattgGGACTTAGGAGCAGCATAGACTGTATTAAAGGGAGTTAGGAGTAGGTGTAAGAATGCATTAGTCAGAAAACTAATAACCAAGTGTCCGatcctgtttctttgtttcagagacAAGCAGATCTGTTGTCATTAATTAGCGGTGTCAACCCATGGCACCTACAATTCATACAAATTTAACCCTTGGGATTAGAGACTTTAAACACTGCATGCATTATTTAATAAGGATGAGGAATTAGGCAGAACACAATTCCAAAGAATTCCCACTGCGAGCTGCTGAACAGGAAAATTTATCAAGGAAGCaaagcaagagaggaaaaggaatcACTTGATTCCTTAAAGTAATGATTTGTTCACTTTCTCATATCAGCTCCTCCAGATCCAGCTGATTCAATTCAAAATTGAAGTAAAGCTTGCCGTActcagttctgtttctgtttgggCACATTATTAATCAATGGCTGAGACCATaatttgcactgaaataaataaaagtcttaaACAGCCATAGGAGTTCAGCCAAAACACTGACAGCAAGCTGAGTGCTTCTTATAAACACACTATCCACCACGTAAGCACTTCAGAGCAAGCAAACCTGGCACTGAGGCAAAGGGAAGAAGTCATAAAATAACCTGCCTGGTCAGACAAGGAATCTATTCACCATTACTTCCCCCCTACACATACACCAGCAGTTAGAAGTAAATGCTTTAGAGAAGAGCATGAGCAGTAAGGGAAGAGCAGGCTGATCATTCCTCTGCTATTGGTACTCAGCTTATCAGAAGTTACACAGACCCAGTTCTGCCTTAATGCAAACAGTGAATATCTTGTAGGGccaaaaagctttgttttttttgcaagatGTCAAGTACTCTGGCTCTGATTCTGCAAAGCTTTTCAGCAGGTGCATAGAGGTAAACTAAGGTAATgtttagagagagagaattagTGTGCCTGTTCGGGATTGGAGCCTGTTACCTCGCAGAATGGTACCTATGTTAAAGCATCGCTACACAAATACCAGTGTCACCTGAACAACTGTCCAGTGCAATCGCAAGTGGCTCAGGTTGGAGCTGCACATTACACATACAAACATCCttccataaaagaaaaaaaaaatctgtcaagtCAGAGTACATAAAAATTGCATTCCATCTTTTAAATTGTTGCTAAACTGCTTTTTTAATGTCTTACCTGATATTCTTGAGAATGCTCATTATCTGTGCATCTCACTATTCAAACAATTCAGAGAAAGCAATTTACTCAGAGTGTGTTAAATTACCCAAATTTCATGATGCTTAAAATTCctatttgcatttcagaatcATCTGGGAAACCAATATAAGCTCCAAAACAGAGCAGCTtgttttagctttaaaataatttgtgatttcttttagAACAATTGTTTTCTAGTagcaagaaatgcaaaacaaaccgtaattaagctatttttatttcctattcaTAAAGCCTTTCCTCAAAATAGCTCAAGTACTTTGAGCAGAAAAATTATGAAtaggaacaaaaataacagtCTGCATGAGTCATGCAGCGGAGTTGCAGAACATCCAATATTCAGCATACTCCTAATAGTAGACTTAGAATGAAGAAATGGTGAAACAAGTCTCTCAGCCAGATTCTCACAGCCTGTGTTCGTACTACAGTTAAAACTCAAGCCTGTAGTCTGTTACTCTTCCAAAACCTGAGAAGATGCAGTATTGCACGTTTAGTCTCTTTGCTATGTTTACCTGTACATTTCTAGGAAGTCAGCCAGCCTGCAAGGGTACTTTGTGAGGCATGGTGTGTTCTTTTAAGGAACCTTAATCTTTTTACCCTTTTGTGCATTATCCTATGAAGACTGTAATCCTTTCCATTGGATCTGATGGCTCCTTCAGTGTAAGAACTCTGACAAGTGCATAAATTCTTGTTTACATGTGTGAGGAATGCATAGTATACCAGTTCTCATAGGGCCAGTAGTGCTGGCCTTTTTAATAAGTACAGTAAAAGTCTGAATCCCATAGacccagagagcagagcactAACATTCTTTAActacttgctttcttttctgaaaaagtgaATTCAAATAGTTCATTGGTTTGAATGTATGGTTCAGATGTTGCAGAGAAATGTTTGCAATAGGTAACAACTTGCTTGCTCTCAAACTTCACAACAGGAAAGTTTTCCTACCTCTTCAGTGCATGCCTTGGCATAGAGAAATAACACCTCTCTCCCCTATTGTCAATCCTCCTTCTTCTCTAACCTTAAAATGTTACAATTCTTCATCCTCCCAAATGGTCCCTGCAGATTATGGACTGCAGATTATGGAGAGAGCAAGAGGAGTAAGCAGTAAATAGTAAGGCTGCAAATCAGACAGAGCCATGAGATAAAAAGGAAGAACGGAAATAAGAATCAGCTGGTTTAACAAAAAGCCTTGCTAGAGATAAATGAGATTCTTAGGGATTAAGACATAAAAACTGTCAGAACATCAACgttaaagtaaaatacaaatgaagaaattgaGTTTGGTATTTTCTTGTAAGTTGAAACAACTGTATTGCCTTATTTTAACTGAACCATTTGTTTCATATATGTTTTTCCTATAAATTACTGGCTGTAATTTACTGGGACCTTTGCTTCTTGACAAACTCCAAGCAGTTTTACAGATTATAcgaatgtgtgtgtgcacacctGTATTTCTCACTAAACTACGGGAATCTAGAGTACAGTCCCCATGTGCTAAAAGGAAACGTGCATATGCCGAAATTCAGTATCAAAAGAATCATCTGCAACtctaaaaggatttttttttatcagctaACTAGTTACTTATATTGACCTTTGAGAAAAGCAGCTGGAGTTGACACCTACCCTTCCATGGGTCATTAAAAATTCTCAGTGATCACTAGTGACTGCAGCacacttttgtgttttgttttttttcctcctttaatgCTACAAGCTAATACTCAGTTCCAGTCAAACATAGTCAAAATGGTATTTAGCAGTGATCTATCTGCTGTTTTTCTACAGGCCTTGAATTTGGATGTATATACTAGCATTTACTTAATGCTGCAGTCCATAACCACACAACGTGCCGGTATCTACATGTGATCTCTGAAAGATGCTTACTCTTTCAACAACGCATACAGAAGCATCTACCTTGCTTAGAACTTTAGCTCCAGCTCATAAATTCAGGCTTTCTTGAGTGACATGGTGTCACCACTCTAAACCAGAATCTTGGCATTCATCATGCCTTATGGATATAAAAAATAGCCAGggtgtaaaaagaaaaacaagaaagtttGAAGTCTTAACGTGCATAAAACCATTGCACCAAGTGTAACTCATGTAAGAACACTGCATCAAGCACACAGTCAACACAGCATAATAAACCTCAATGGAGTACAGAGATTTTGTAGCTATTAAAGGCTACCTGTGTGTACATATACTTTCTACACAGTGCTATATATGATATGATAATGAACAGTTTTGCTCTAAGTCTACAGATTTACACAACAGAACTAACATTAGAGCATAACTAAGAGTATTGTGGCCACTGTTAGCTTCTGTTCTtagctgaatttttattttttaaaatatcagaggAAAAGCATCTGCTGTATGTTCAATCTTTCCCTTTATAAAACTGACAAATTAATTGCTACCTTACAGTCTTACTGTTAGAAATCAAGAGGAGGAGAGAACAAGGAGGACATCCCATGAACTCCAAGCAGAGGGTATTCCAAACTGTGAAGAAAGGTATGGTCTTTCTAAAGTGTTCTATCAAACTGAAAATgaaccaaacccaaaccacaGTAAATCAAGTGAATCACCTGACATATGCAACTAACTGCTATTATCCATTTGTCATTTGAGCTGAATTTGCAAGTCATCTGTCTCTTGCCCCCTAAAGAACCAGAGGTCTGATCTGTAATCTTTTACCTTGTTTATATGTGGTGTATAAACAAATCCCAACTTTCACAATACAaggatagaaaaaaaagcatagtaatcacagtctccttttttttctgaaatattttttaatacatccTTCTCCCGCACtcagccttaaaaaaaaggaataaacgCAACGGGGAGTTCAGATCCTCTAAAGAATCAGGCAATTGTCTCTTAAGAGTTAGGCAAACAGGAGCCCCTGTGAAGTTGTAAGACCGTGTCCTTTATAGTATTTGGATTGTTacttctctttaaatattttaattcgATTTTTAACAATGATTCCACAAGAGCTATTAGGAATTTAAAAAAGCTTAATTGTTGCTGAGGGACTTCTTTACTACAATTACTTAGAGCAGTAAAGTGCAATTTCTGCAAAGTACAGGCAATCATCTGCATCTGGGCttttgagaggaaaaagcatcttataaatgtatttactaGAGTTTACACTTAGGTAGTTGCAGTGCAGAATTCAGAGGCACGTGAGCCTTGCATTTTTGTTCCATCGTGATGGCAGATGCCTCCTGCCAGATGAAAAGCATTTAAGTAACAATCactcatttctctcttcttgccttcctctcctccttcagcCCTGCTCCTACTCTTGAAGAAGTAAATGCCTGGGCTCAATCATTTGACAAGTTGATGTTTACGCCAGCCGGCCGAAATGCTTTTCGTGAGTTTCTACGAACAGaattcagtgaagaaaacatgcttttctgGATGGCCTGTGAGGAACTGAAACAAGAGTCCAACAAAAGTGTCattgaagaaaaagcaagactAATTTATGAAGATTACATTTCTATCCTTTCTCCAAAAGAGGTATATTACTTTCCCCAATACATTCTTTGATGCTGCTTTGCACAGTTACTGAGCATGTGTTTAAAGCCACAAAAATACCCAGGGATAAattttccttccccctgccaCCACATTTTGCTGCTAACAAGAAGATCTAGGGCTAAAAGGCAAACCCATCTCACCCAGGTGAGATAGTCAGTACTGCTTTCACTGGctgtaagaaaacatttcctatGCTACCTTGACATGCTGATGTGAAGGCTTTAGTTTGAGACATAACTAGCATACAGATGAAGATTTTATTCTTGCTtaacttaaattttattttttggacaaatcagtgtggatttttttttaactggggggggggaggggggggattTGGGTCCCCAAAAGCAAAGTTACCACAAAGAAAGTGTTACTTGCACAGCACAAAGTGCTCTTGTGCAAATTGTGCAACTTGCACGATTGCAAAGCACAAAGAGCAGCTGACAAAATAAGGCAGAGAACAAAGCCACTGACTTGAAAATTTTCAAACCTACTTGTATCTTTGCTGCTAACAAGCATGTCAAATTTCAAAGACATCTCGGTTCAGCTTGAATATAATCCTAGAAGTAGGCTGCACTTTTAAACCTTTCTACATCCCTACAAAATTCATACACTTCATTATTTGTGGTGCAAActgtatgtataaaaataatgtttaaatcCAGACAGTGCTTTCCGGTAATGTTAACATCCTTCTACCTTCTAGTagttgcagggaaaaaaaatacagcataaaaGTGATGCTTGGAATCATTATGTAACTATACTTTGAGTCCACATCAattcattctgctttttaacATAGGAATTTGATTAAGCAACAGCTTCCCAGGTTACAGTTTCCGTCTGCGTCATCCTGCTTACTCCAAATTCAGTCTCTTTCCAACAGCGCTACTTCCCGAGGAAACAAACTGTCACAAAACATTACAGAGCCTCTCTACTACAGAGCAGGATGCTGGGCTGGGAGTAGCCTACCAGTCTCTCAGGTTGTAGTAACAACGGGATTTCAGGCAGTGTTATTCAAAGTAAAGTTGCTCCAGTGAAAAAGTTTCTCCAACCACGTACTCAGAAGGTTACCACTGCCAGATTTCAGCAGTCATTTTTTGTGTAAGCATATTTAACAGTCTTTAGACTCTGGAAGGACACCACCTGAAGCTATTCAAAATACCTGCTTTTTCAAGCCagtagaaaaacaacaaacaaacaaaaaaattaaaatcagctaTTGTACACAACTATTATTCacatgactttttattttaatatgcagGTCAGTCTGGACTCCAGAGTAAGGGAAGTTATTAACCGAAATATGCTGGAACCCTCACAACACACCTTCGATGACGCACAGCTTCAAATTTATACCTTAATGCACAGAGACTCCTACCCACGGTTTATGAACTCTGCTATTTATAAGGACTTGCTTCGGTCCTTATCTGAAAAATCCATCGAAgcataggatttttttcttaaatgtatttattttaaaacaaatgggaCTCTGGGCTATACCAATCAACAGGGAATTTAGTATTGATCGGATATTTACCTGAAAATAACTCAGGCAAGTTTTACTACAGACTGAATGTTTGAAACCCACACAGGGCTCTGACACAATCAGCTAACTGCAGTTTCTGATCAAATTAAGTATTACTTTGCAAAAGAGAATGAAGAGAAGATGTTAACgttcaaaaaaaaagatcccagTATTTTTACAATGCAGCATGCAACTCACACACAGATCTCTTGTAATGTACATCTGAAGTACAAATGCCAACTGAGCATGAAGACTAACTTTTAAGTGGAGTGCCAGAATTTTCTTGAAAGCTAAATCAGTTGCCCCCATCCACACTGTGACCAAAGTAAAAACAGTTGTACTGGCAAAATCTGGTTTACACTGAACTGAGTTTCACAACCTATATGAATCGTGCCTGGCACAGGTACACTCCACTTCTCTTGGTATATTTAAGGTGCATACAATGTGATAATGGAAATCAGTATGGCAATCTCAAGTTTATGGAAGCTAACAGTTGAAATAATGATGCCTATAAAAccttttgctgaaaaaatgttattttattactaGAGtctgctgaaagcatttttaagttCATATTGTTCTTGTTTataaagttaaattatttaattaagaGGAAGAAGAGTCTGGGCATTTAAATTCTCAAATAAAGCACAATTCTCACATATTTATCTTCCTTCTGTAGGGATGTAAAAAGCATTTCACTATTTGTTCCTGAAAGGATGGTGGTATCAGTCATCTTGGTTTTGTACATATTAAATTGTCCTGTTAGCTGACAGAGCTTCTATGGTTTATAAAACAGATACTTGTACATTACAttgagaaaagaaggaagctGGCACTATCCTGTTCCACAGCACTATTTCAGGCTGTcccaaagaaaagcaacatcTCCATCTGCTAATAAACTCCATTCATTACAGTATCCCCAAAGCATTGCACTTGATTTCCAATCCTATCTCAAAATTAGTAATCACAGGAAGCACTAGGAAGAAAGTAAGCTGAATCTGCATAATCTGTTTAAAGATCTATTATCCTCgtaaattctttattttacattactAGATCCACTACAATTCCACTATATTAAATTTTGGAGCTTACAGTGGACTTCCATTAAACTGTAGTTTTACCCgcacatttatttaaatgaatcaAATTGGGCAAATTCTAGAATTTGGGCAATTTGGTTCTAGAACCAAATAAGGCAGAATTTAGGAGATCAATTTGTTTCCTTAACACACTAGGCAGGAGACATGGTCTCTCCTTCGTGCATTTGCAGTATCAAACAAATAGGAAGGAGCTTTTTCATTGCGTAGCATCACAGGAGAAGACCTGATACAAGGTAAGTTAACAACAGCTATGAACCGGTTTCTATCATCTTCCAAAACCAAAGCACTATTCAAcacaccatttaaaaataaagaggaaaataatacaCCCCGAGAGCCAACAGCACAAAGTACTTTTGCCCTCTGTAGGGCAACACGGGTTGACTGAGTTGAGAGGAATTCCTTCTGTGTACTACTACTGAAGACACGAAtcctatcacagaatcatagaatgcttGGAAGGGACCCGAAAGGTCATCTTGTTCgaaccctcctgccatgggcagggatgccacccactagaccaggttgccctGGGCCTTGTTATTTCCCAGTTAGGGACTGACACTGCTTAATGTATGAACATTGGTCATCTCAACTGACCTTGTAGAAGATACACCCCCAAAGCACTAACAGTACAATCTTGCCTTATGGAAAATATTACATGACAGGCAGTAACTTTAACAAAAGATCAAACAAGACCTGTTGGTAAGGCAGCATTCACGGGAGCCTTCAGTCAAACAGAGGATGCCATAGCTGCTCTTTTAATCAAGTCGGGTGAGACTGCTCTAAACTGACAAAGTAAGTTTAACTAGGTCAAATTCTGCTTGCTGGAAAGATCAGACATACACATCAAAAAAAGTTCAAAGTGTATCATTTCATGAGAAGGATGATATAGTTTCTTTTAACTTATCTCTCTTTCCTGGAAAGATACCTCATTAAGAGCTGGAAGACAGCCTGAACACTCATGCTTTACAGCAGACAATATATTCTATTATCCTGCAAGAAAGAGATACACTGAAATTAAAGGGGAGACAAAACTCTATTGGTTTGGGGAGACAAAACTCTATTGGTTTGGGCAGTTCTATGGCTAACATCAgaccattaaaagaaaaagtagtgaTTTCTAAACTTACTTTCCATGTGCCATAACATCTAAGCAATACTTTTGCATTACAACATCTGATGTTTGCAATGCCCATCCTTCCTTAAAAATCttcaacatttttcctttgttttagaTTTGAGCTTACACTCAACACCAGTGGCAGAATGCTCGTCCCCAGGTATCCTGAGAGGATCTcttcaaaaatacagaacacctccactaaaccacattATTCTGAGGGTGTTTAATGTCGGATTTAattgaagggggaaaaaaaaaagagcaaaacaaaaacccacccaCACAGAAGACAGGTTTTTAACTATATTTCATTACTATGTACTTGATAATTATGCGCAAACTTTTCTCAGGGCAAATGTGAATTACATCAAAATGTTACAATGGAGATGCTGTTAGAGGacttggaggagaaaacaaagatattGACACaagatattatttataattcaTAAAGTAAAAAAGTCCCACAAAGTCAATTTATCCTAGCTTGAAAATAAGCATGGCTGGTTTGCCTTGGCATTTACCTAACCGCAGGATATCATTAAGCTGTAGCAACTTTCCAGTTCACTGGTATTTTCTTCAATGTCTGCTCTTTACAAACCAGTAACTCCCACCGAACACACATACTGTTAAGGACTGCTCTTTCCATGAGCCTGCTAAGTAGTATTAAAATTGTATGGGCTCCTTCAGCCAACGTATTGTGCTTTGCACAGACCTTTGCATTCCGAAGTAATTAGCACAatacagatagaaaaaaaaaatgtatagcCCCAAACAATTCTACTATATAGATTAAAACCGATCACACAAACATCACGCATTCCTCATGATTAAAAAG
Proteins encoded in this window:
- the RGS20 gene encoding regulator of G-protein signaling 20 isoform X2, yielding MQPSARLEMLCSLPSICSAHRFHCVHSKEPMGSERMEMRKRQMSTTQETPGTAQAQHSAGNRGSNACCFCWCCCCSCSCLTVRNQEEERTRRTSHELQAEGIPNCEESPAPTLEEVNAWAQSFDKLMFTPAGRNAFREFLRTEFSEENMLFWMACEELKQESNKSVIEEKARLIYEDYISILSPKEVSLDSRVREVINRNMLEPSQHTFDDAQLQIYTLMHRDSYPRFMNSAIYKDLLRSLSEKSIEA
- the RGS20 gene encoding regulator of G-protein signaling 20 isoform X1 — encoded protein: MRGAAEPPGAGAEPRAASAAGGEAAKDAPRGPAAADTPMGSERMEMRKRQMSTTQETPGTAQAQHSAGNRGSNACCFCWCCCCSCSCLTVRNQEEERTRRTSHELQAEGIPNCEESPAPTLEEVNAWAQSFDKLMFTPAGRNAFREFLRTEFSEENMLFWMACEELKQESNKSVIEEKARLIYEDYISILSPKEVSLDSRVREVINRNMLEPSQHTFDDAQLQIYTLMHRDSYPRFMNSAIYKDLLRSLSEKSIEA